A genomic region of Zygotorulaspora mrakii chromosome 7, complete sequence contains the following coding sequences:
- the PEX12 gene encoding ubiquitin-protein ligase peroxin 12 (similar to Saccharomyces cerevisiae PEX12 (YMR026C); ancestral locus Anc_2.576), translated as MSFYSNLPISPNEGDNKSSLYPTIFEILSAQEIDSLLPASIRYILTNYWVARYPSRLTLALNNYFPEWFGVALKGLVEWHHINRYDSTFIEKFYGLQMFNSTNKVLMKAQMHSMENENASMKHWPKGLCLKQRQKHILFLERIILPYLGQKLDDLSATLAAQSAFNNSNNVFNLKSWLVETVYPLWKKIWYFTNLVTRLAFLSGSIGSITFLDYLFNIEYTRIMLPLKPSDSANSRRLKASASRPQKTNLYALWSRCSVSLSKLNELLSYSGSQLLPAFILMLRVYQWWTTQDISAKLERKLNNVDKDIPRSYIGSEESVRSTGICPICKNEIQNPCILETGYAACYPCAIDFLPKNEGNCPVTGKRLLGCQYDKDLGKWKVITGVRRLLV; from the coding sequence ATGAGCTTTTACTCCAATTTACCGATATCCCCCAATGAAGGTGACAACAAGTCATCTTTGTACCCGACAATTTTTGAGATCTTGTCAGCACAGGAGATTGATTCATTGTTGCCGGCATCAATAAGATATATTCTGACAAATTACTGGGTGGCGAGATACCCCTCGAGACTTACGCTAGCTTTGAACAACTACTTTCCTGAATGGTTTGGAGTGGCATTGAAAGGATTGGTGGAGTGGCATCATATTAATCGATACGATTCAACGTTTATCGAAAAATTCTATGGGCTACAGATGTTCAATAGCACCAATAAGGTGTTGATGAAAGCGCAGATGCACTCTATGGAGAATGAAAACGCAAGCATGAAGCACTGGCCAAAGGGGCTCTGTTTAAAGCAACGCCAAAAacatattctttttttggagagAATTATTCTTCCCTATCTAGGTCAGAAATTGGACGATTTGAGCGCGACACTAGCTGCACAATCTGCCTTCAATAATTCCAATAATGTTTTTAACTTAAAAAGCTGGCTTGTTGAAACTGTCTACCCactttggaagaagatatgGTATTTCACGAATCTGGTAACAAGATTGGCATTTCTGAGCGGCAGCATAGGATCTATTACTTTCCTTGACTACCTATTTAATATTGAATATACAAGAATTATGCTTCCTTTAAAGCCATCGGATTCAGCCAATAGTAGGAGGCTTAAGGCAAGCGCTAGCCGCCCCCAAAAGACCAATTTATACGCGTTATGGAGTCGATGTTCTGTATCATTGAGCAAACTTAACGAATTATTATCTTATTCTGGATCACAACTACTACCAGCGTTCATATTGATGTTGAGAGTGTATCAATGGTGGACCACGCAAGATATAAGTGCaaaattggaaagaaaactgAATAACGTTGATAAGGATATACCAAGGTCTTACATTGGCTCCGAAGAAAGCGTCAGGTCGACAGGTATTTGTCCCATCTGCAAAAACGAGATTCAAAATCCATGTATCTTAGAAACAGGATACGCTGCATGCTATCCCTGCGCCATTGATTTTCTTCCTAAAAATGAAGGCAATTGCCCTGTAACAGGCAAAAGATTACTAGGGTGTCAGTACGATAAAGATCTTGGCAAGTGGAAAGTGATCACTGGCGTTCGAAGGTTGTTAGTGTAA
- the CSI1 gene encoding Csi1p (similar to Saccharomyces cerevisiae CSI1 (YMR025W); ancestral locus Anc_2.575) codes for MLNFLTVSIKVHKLVLLEANYHYELLSRDDNIRHAQCMLLFKGKTDEKTVLLMKSVLVPTNLDCEDSNNPRLQYDAEQLDRRISLICETNPELIPYGIMVLNEDLFDYANVIKKLHRDYHIQVLLYYQPQSDMNKRLNLKVYSIIEKNKKLCFERADYQLENTEIQIDDGTSSIRQDSSEEGGRIGEETRFVQRLIEEINRMINYLEGPDNANPEVIRHISLLVSQLRKGATEDIEGETMDKECEINALNIMSEQWEMSSL; via the coding sequence ATGCTGAATTTCCTAACAGTGAGCATCAAGGTCCATAAATTAGTTCTGTTAGAAGCAAACTATCATTACGAATTATTAAGCCGTGATGACAATATAAGACATGCACAATGTATGTTGCTCTTCAAGGGTAAAACCGATGAAAAAACAGTTCTACTGATGAAGTCGGTACTTGTTCCAACAAATCTGGATTGTGAAGACTCGAATAATCCACGCCTTCAGTACGATGCTGAACAGCTCGATAGACGAATTTCTCTCATTTGTGAAACAAATCCCGAGCTAATTCCATATGGAATCATGGTTTTAAATGAGGATCTATTTGATTACGCTAATGTCATAAAGAAACTACATCGAGATTACCATATTCAAGTTCTGCTTTATTATCAACCTCAAAGTGATATGAACAAAAGGTTAAACTTAAAAGTCTATTCGATAATAGAGAAAAATAAGAAGTTATGCTTTGAGAGGGCAGACTACCAATTAGAGAATACGGAGATTCAAATAGACGACGGAACAAGCTCGATAAGACAGGACTCTTCGGAGGAAGGAGGAAGAATTGGAGAAGAGACACGGTTTGTACAGAGATTGatagaagaaatcaatAGAATGATTAATTACTTGGAGGGACCCGATAATGCCAACCCGGAAGTTATACGACATATATCTCTATTAGTATCACAATTACGAAAAGGCGCTACCGAAGATATTGAAGGTGAAACTATGGACAAGGAATGCGAAATAAATGCCTTAAATATAATGTCTGAGCAATGGGAAATGAGCTCATTGTAG